Below is a window of Undibacterium sp. YM2 DNA.
AAAACCGGACATGCAGAAGTAGTGCGCCTGACTTTTGACCCTGCTATCGTCAGCTATCGGGAGTTACTGGAAATTTTCTTCACCATCCATGATCCTACTACCCTGAACCGTCAGGGGAATGACACCGGCACTCAATACCGCTCTGTGATTTTTTTCCATGATGCGCAACAGCAGGCAATTGCTGAGCAAGTCGTCAAGGAAATGGCGATGGTCTGGGATGATGCCATCGTCACTGAAGTGAGCCAGGCACCGATGTTTTATATTGCGGAAGACTATCACCAGAATTATTTCCGCCAGCATCCTGAACAAGGATATTGCTCATTCGTGGTGGCACCTAAAGTAGCGAAAGCGAGGAAGATGTTTGCCAGCAAGCTGATAGGCTAGCATGGATTGAGATGTTGTTGATTCAGCGCGTTCGCTGCATAAAAAAAGGAGAGTTGCCGACTCTCCTTTTTTACGTAAATCAACGCAGGCCGTCAATCACCAACGCAGCTTGGTTCTGAGTGCATCCATCATCTTGGGTATGCTGTCCTTGCTCATGCTATCGACTATCCAGCCCAGGCCCATGGGCACTGGCCCCGGGTCGGTGAACACCTGGTATTTGACGACAGTCTTGGCTGGATTATCTGCCAAAGGAGTGAGTTCCCAATAACCTGAGGTATCAGCGATGGTTTCTTCCTGCCTCAGGCCTTCCCATGGCTGCAGTTTCCAGCTCAGGTTGCATGTGGCAGGGCTGACTTTGGGTGTCATCTTGAGGCGGTATTTTTTCACTTTCCCCAGTGGCAGGTTCAGGGTGAAATCGACCAGGGCAGATTCATCGGCTTGGCGTGTGACTTTTGCCTTGGCGGTATTCGGCATGAAGCTCGGGTAATCTTCATACGCCTGTATGGTGGCGCAGACCTTGGCGACTGGGGCATTCAGGATAGTACCTGCGGCAAAGGTTTTGCCATTGCTGTCCGCCTTGCTCTGGTCAATTAACTGCACCTGGGTTTCAGAAAACTTGCTGGCGTCCAGTTGGGCTGCTTGTGTGCTCGATAGCGCCAGCAAACTGGCAGTGATACCGGTTAAAACAGTTGTGTGCTTCATGGTTTGTTCACACCTTCGCGTATTTTTTCTATGTTCACGTTTTTTAGATATTCAGGGATATTTTTCCACATGCTGTGGTAGCCATAGCCACCTTTCATCAGCTCTTCCAGGGCCTTCTCTTTGCTCCAGGCCTGATACAGGATGCGGTACATCGCAGTCACCAGGCCGGTGCGGTCAGCCCCATGCATGCAATGCAAAAGTACCGGGCCATCCTTCTCTGCTGCCTTGATGGCACGCAGGGCAGAGATGACATTGCTGTCATTGATGTTCCAGGTATTGATACCTATGCGTTGCAGCTTGATGCCTGTATCTTTGAAGATGCCGGTGTCTGAATGGAAGGAACGCAGGCTGACCACGGTCTTGATACCCAGCGTCTGTAGCATGGCAACATCTTTGCTCTCCAGTTGGGCGCTGCGGTAAAAGTCCTGATTGACGCGGAACAGATTTTGCGCTTCCGCCACGGGGCTAGCCCAGTCAGCAGGCCTGGTTTCTTGCGCATGTGCGACAGGTGCAGTCAGCAGTAAGGCAGCGCAAACCAGTACTGCAAGGCGGGGACCTGAGCGCTTATCGGGTG
It encodes the following:
- a CDS encoding SRPBCC family protein; the protein is MKHTTVLTGITASLLALSSTQAAQLDASKFSETQVQLIDQSKADSNGKTFAAGTILNAPVAKVCATIQAYEDYPSFMPNTAKAKVTRQADESALVDFTLNLPLGKVKKYRLKMTPKVSPATCNLSWKLQPWEGLRQEETIADTSGYWELTPLADNPAKTVVKYQVFTDPGPVPMGLGWIVDSMSKDSIPKMMDALRTKLRW
- the msrA gene encoding peptide-methionine (S)-S-oxide reductase MsrA; the encoded protein is MSTTSTEFATLGGGCFWCTEAVFQQIRGVLKVESGYSGGAVHQPTYEQICTGKTGHAEVVRLTFDPAIVSYRELLEIFFTIHDPTTLNRQGNDTGTQYRSVIFFHDAQQQAIAEQVVKEMAMVWDDAIVTEVSQAPMFYIAEDYHQNYFRQHPEQGYCSFVVAPKVAKARKMFASKLIG
- a CDS encoding dual specificity protein phosphatase family protein, which gives rise to MDNYLCKTPDKRSGPRLAVLVCAALLLTAPVAHAQETRPADWASPVAEAQNLFRVNQDFYRSAQLESKDVAMLQTLGIKTVVSLRSFHSDTGIFKDTGIKLQRIGINTWNINDSNVISALRAIKAAEKDGPVLLHCMHGADRTGLVTAMYRILYQAWSKEKALEELMKGGYGYHSMWKNIPEYLKNVNIEKIREGVNKP